The Laribacter hongkongensis DSM 14985 sequence GTCACGGACTGGATAATCCCGGTATGCGTGCCATAAAACGAGCCGCCCGCGGTCACCGGTACCGACTCGATCTGGCCGGCTACCGAAAACACGTTGTCGTAAATCGGCGGCGTCTTGCTCAGGTCCGGGCTGATGTTGTCATCGACCAGCGACAAGCCGGCCGTCTGCCCGATGTAGCCATACACGCCCCCTTCCTTCTTGTAGACGTTGTAGCGATAGGCGCCGGCCGACGCGCTCCAGGAAATGGTATTGGTGCATCCGGTCTCATACACGTTGCTGCGGACAGTGGCCACGTTGGAGGCGGCCGACTCGTTCACCAGATCGACCATGACCGCAGTCACGACATATTCGTAGTCGTACTTGGCCTCCGAGCAGCCTGCCGTAGACGCGGCGGCATTTTCTGGCGGAGCAATGACAGGTTGCAGGGAAACCGGCTTCAGTTCCCAGTTCGTTGCCCCAAGCCGCCGAAGTTCCTGAGGTGGATGATTGGGATGAACCAGCGTCATGACGTCTGCGGACTGGACGTAATGCAGGTCAAACAACTCGTCCTCCCGATAGGGATTGCTGACCTCATAGGGAGAATCCGGTGCATCGGGCTGCATGAGGGTGGCACCCTGGGTATGGAAGCGGAAATATCCAGCTCCCAGCTCGATGACCATCGTTTGCGTCGTGGAATATGTGAAGGGGATCAGCCTCACCTTGAGATTGGAGTCCTTCACCTCGCGTACGAATGCAAAGCCTGCACGGTTCATGGCCGGGCCGTGTGGTGCCAGGACAAAATTCCGGCACACAGCCAGACCGGACTGGTATTTGGCATCGTCGATCCGGCCAAAAAACTCCGGCGTGACTTCACCCCCTGCAAAGGAGCGTTGCAGTAACTTGACCGTAGCCATCAGCGTGCCCCCATCCAGTCAGGAACATGGCTCGGTTCAACATGGCGCTGGTTCGCATTCGACACCACGGCCTGCGAGAACACCGTACGGAAATTGGCATAGCACTGCTGCGCCATTTTGGCTCCTTCCGCCCCCTTGATCAGCGGCCCGGCCAGATGCGAGGCCAATAACCAACCCAAAGCATCCACGAACAGAGGCGAAAACCGCGAGGCATCGGTGACGCGCGCGGTATATCGCAGCTTGGCGGCGGCCTGATCAGTACGGATCAGGATAGCGCCGCTGTCATCGCTCTCGGTCTCGAATGATTCGGTTTCATCATCACTGGCTGCGGCTTCAGGCAACACCCCCAGCAACTGCAAGGCGTTATTGGGCGCGGCATAGACATGGCGCCAGTTCCACGTCGGCAGGCTCAATTGGGCGAGCCTGACGCGGCGAACCGCAAATTGCCATGGATGGGCTTCCAGCAGGGCATCCCGCGCAACCGGATAGAACCGGGCGCATTGCTCTGCCTGCGGAGAGCCTTCGGGTGGGTCAATGCTGGCCACCGTGGCGTCATCCCCCAGCCGGGCCAGCGCAAGATTGCAGATATCAACAACAGAAGCCATGACAGTTTCCAGCTCCAGCAAAAACGGGGGCACCAAGCCCCCGGATGTCCTGAATATGGCCAGCCATCAGGGCGTGGCCGGCACATCACCCGGCGGGAGGGTATCCGCATCGCTCCGGGCTATTTCCCCCAGGGTTTCCGGATCCGCCTGATTTTTACGTCCGCCCTTTCTCGGTGGCGCGGGCGTCTTGCCGGCTGCGGCTTCAACAAACCAGCTGCCCTGCTCTTCGTCCGACACGGAAAAAGCCTCACCGGGACGGATCCGGCATCCACCATGAAAGCCGGGGGCTGTAGCAATCACATTCTTCATGACTCCCCCATGTCAGGATTGCGACGGGGAGTCATATGCCTTCCAGCGGGCCACATCGGGCGTCAGGAATGCATTGATCTTGCCGGCTGTCACGGCGGCCGTCCCAGTCACCTGCTGAATCCCGATGAAACGCTCATAGGGTTTGCTGCCTTCCATTGGCAACTGCACCGCGGCCAGCACCGTCCCGGCAGGAATCCCCGCACCCACTGTCCGGGCTCCCGTGCTGAAATGCACGGACTGCGAACCATCCGTTTCCAGAGCACTGCCCGCATCCGACACCAGCTGGAATGCCACCGTGCCGGAGGCGCCGGCCGTGATGGTGCTGTCAGCCTGAATGACCAGATAGAGCGCACCATCGCCCCCGAGGTCATTGGCAACCGACAGGTCGATCACATCCCCCACGTTGTAGGTGCCCGCCCCTCCGGTATTCAGTGCCGTGGCCGAGGCAAATTCATTGCGCTTGTCGATAATCATGACGGCTCCTTGATTCAGGCGACACGCGCCTCAGAGTTGAGAAGAGCATCCACGCGGCGCACCGGAATGTCGTCAAACGTCATGACGCGCTTGCCGGATACGGTTTCCCACGACAGGTTGCTGGCGGTTTTTTCCAGGATGCCCAGACGAAGTGCCTCGCGGATCGTGCGGTTGACGTACCAGACCGCCCGTCCCTTGCCGAAACTCGGAATCCGCTCAGTGGCCTGCACCATCAGCTGAATCAGCTTTTTCTGGGCTGCTGGGCCGTTGGCGGAATCCTTCAGTTCGGACACATCGATGTTCGGAATGCGCACGAAATAGCGCCAGTCACGGATGCTCAGGCCCATGTCCCAGCGGTAATGGGTGCGGTAGCCTTCCATGCGCCCGCCCTGACCATCCACGTTTTCGATGGTCACCTGTCCTTTGTCCTCCATGGACAGGCCCGCCTTGGAACCCTTCGGGTAGATGCCATGGCCGGTATTGGTGCCCCAGACACAAAGCCAGATCGACGTGTTGTCGGTCTGCCCGGCAACCGAGCCACCACTGATGATGTTGTCCGCGTTTTCTGCCGTCAGGCTGTTGAAGCGCGGAGCCAGACCGGTAAAGGCCGCCGGCTCGGCGCTTTCATTGCCGTAGAACAGCGTCGACGCCATTTCCTGCGACATGCCTTCGATGTGGGCAGAATCCTCCGACAACCGGAAAGCTGCGGTATTGCCGTTGAGGTCGGCCAGCGCCTTGTCGATTTCGGCATAGGCCTCGAGCATGCCGCACGAATCGGTTACCTGCGTGGTCTTGCTCTTGGTCGGCTGCACACCGCCGTAGAGCTTGCGCCACGTCGGCACCGGCAGGCCCACGCGCACCGTGGTCTTGTGGCCGGTCGGCAGATTGCCTTCGACAAAGGTCAGATCGTCGAGGACTTCATTGGTCTGGTTCAGCAACTCGACAATCGTGTCGATCTTGCCGTTCGGGTCCAGCCGCTTGGCCACATCCAGCAAAGTCGGATGGGTGGTTGCGAGAACGGTCATGGGTGAAACTCCTTGCTGTTACGCATGATTGGGAAAGAGGCGTTTGGCGGGGTCATCCCCTGGCCCGGATGCGCCACGGGTACCGGCCACGAAACGGTCCTCGCTGATGGCCTTGCCGGCCCGGACCATGAAGCGAATGACTTCGGGGTGATTGCCCAGGCCGGAATCGTTCAACAGGCTTTTCAACTCGGTCGTCCCGAACTGGTCCAGCGCGCGCCGGGCATGCCCGAGGTTTTCAGCCAGCTGCTCGCCACCAAATTCCTGATCGGCTTTGGCGGCAGTGACCCATTGCTCGCTGGCCGCTGCCAGCTGTTCGCTCTGGCGGGCCTGTAGCACCGGGGCCATCCTGTCGAGCATCTGCTGTGCGACGTCCTGCGGCAGGTTCAGCTCACGGGCGACACCTGAAAACTGCTCGATCACCGCCGCATCGAACTGCATGCCTTCGGGTGCCCTGAAGTCATAGTGCTCAGGAGCCCCGGCTGTTTTCTGTTCCTGCTGCTGCCCTTCTGCCGCCTGAGCCGCATTCGTCTGCTGGCCTTGATCGGCTTGTGCTTCGGGTGCTTGCTGCTGGCTGCCATCAGCCCCGCCAGTCTGTTGCTGGCTCTGGTCGCCGGCATCCGCATTGGCCTGCTGGCCAGCGGATTCGTCAGTCATCAGGGTGTCCATCGGTTTGCTCCTTGATCATCGTTGGGTATTTCTCCGGGCAATGGGCATGAACCAGTGCCAGAACACGGTTGCCAAAATTCCGGTTGCCTTCGTTGAACGCCATCTGCAGCGGGTCGGTGCTGAACGAGAGCCGGAACACCCCGGAATCCTCCAGCAGCCGCCATGCAATCCGCCGCCCGCGCTTGCTGCCCATCAACCATTTGAAATCCTCGGCTTCGGCATCCCGATCAAGCTGCTTGCGCGCTTTCCTTTCGGCGTCGTCCTGCAACTGGCGGTCAATGTCGGTCGGGTCGTATGTGCTCATGGAGCAAATCTACGCAGTGGCAATCCGGATACGCGCACGGCTCAGGTGTAGCCACTGAAAGCGCGGGTCACATCGGTCAGCGCACTGGGCTGGCTGGTATCAACGCTGCCCAGCTTTTGCGCGGCATCAGCCCCCATCTGGAGCATTGCGGCCTGCTGTTGTGCCTGTTGCGCCTGCGCCCGCTGCTGACGGATCAGGGCTACCTGATCTCCCGGGACAATCAGCTCAGGGTCGATCCCCAGCATGTCGGCGTAGGCATCGGCCCAGCGGTCGGCGTCGAACTTGTCGAGTACTTCCGGCTTGATGCCGGCGACCGCTCCCAGA is a genomic window containing:
- a CDS encoding Bbp19 family protein, which encodes MSTYDPTDIDRQLQDDAERKARKQLDRDAEAEDFKWLMGSKRGRRIAWRLLEDSGVFRLSFSTDPLQMAFNEGNRNFGNRVLALVHAHCPEKYPTMIKEQTDGHPDD
- a CDS encoding Bbp16 family capsid cement protein — encoded protein: MIIDKRNEFASATALNTGGAGTYNVGDVIDLSVANDLGGDGALYLVIQADSTITAGASGTVAFQLVSDAGSALETDGSQSVHFSTGARTVGAGIPAGTVLAAVQLPMEGSKPYERFIGIQQVTGTAAVTAGKINAFLTPDVARWKAYDSPSQS
- a CDS encoding major capsid protein, whose amino-acid sequence is MTVLATTHPTLLDVAKRLDPNGKIDTIVELLNQTNEVLDDLTFVEGNLPTGHKTTVRVGLPVPTWRKLYGGVQPTKSKTTQVTDSCGMLEAYAEIDKALADLNGNTAAFRLSEDSAHIEGMSQEMASTLFYGNESAEPAAFTGLAPRFNSLTAENADNIISGGSVAGQTDNTSIWLCVWGTNTGHGIYPKGSKAGLSMEDKGQVTIENVDGQGGRMEGYRTHYRWDMGLSIRDWRYFVRIPNIDVSELKDSANGPAAQKKLIQLMVQATERIPSFGKGRAVWYVNRTIREALRLGILEKTASNLSWETVSGKRVMTFDDIPVRRVDALLNSEARVA